One Misgurnus anguillicaudatus chromosome 19, ASM2758022v2, whole genome shotgun sequence genomic region harbors:
- the grna gene encoding granulin a isoform X4, giving the protein MLKLTVGLALVTLVACLQCSNNDVCEAGQTCCQAPSGDTSCCPLHHGECCEDHLHCCPEGMLCQVKDSMCQNATHSLPWAERLHVEQTSLPKDSNVPCDDTAACPDESTCCKTKDGGWACCPLPEAVCCDDFIHCCPNGMKCNVAAEKCEDPSGSVPWFEKIPVQPISSQNVGGTKLSSTSDVPCDDTVACPDGSTCCKTKEGGWACCPLSEAVCCEDFIHCCPNGMKCNVAAETCEDPSGSVPWFEKIPVQPISSQNAGDTKLSSSSDIPCDGTVTCSDDSTCCKTKEGGWACCPLSEAVCCDDFIHCCPHGTKCNLAAETCDDPSGSMPWFEKMPVRPISNQNSTDTQVSSTSDVPCDDTVACPDGSTCCKTKEGEWACCPLPEAVCCEDFVHCCPHGQKCNLAAQSCDDPSGSVPWFEKLPTRPREGLGSHENMSCDSSHSCPESNTCCKNIDGDWNCCPMPEAVCCWDHLHCCPQGFTCNFITLTCDSGSSSVPMTVIIPGSAKEGRRQTQHEEVKEETGVRKYNSRVPCDAHTSCPDHTTCCLIAKTSKWGCCPLPNAVCCKDGDHCCPAGYECDVIKVTCVKKDAVIPWYKKIPAKSTPAPSSDLGDVKCDDQTSCETGSTCCRLSTGDWGCCPLPEAVCCPDHEHCCPKGYTCDAGGSCMQNTWLQVDRVPLTHTGGKEQQPISSVKDIQCADGHSCLDSETCCKTSETTWACCPSPKAVCCDDMKHCCPAGYTCSKEGVCSKPKGLKWNSWGN; this is encoded by the exons ATGTTGAAACTGACGGTAGGCTTAGCACTCGTGACCCTGGTTGCTTGCTTGCAATGCTCCAACAATGATGTCTGTGAGGCAGGCCAGACATGCTGCCAGGCTCCCTCTGGAGACACCAGCTGCTGCCCCTTACATCAt gGAGAGTGTTGTGAAGACCACCTGCACTGTTGTCCTGAGGGCATGCTCTGCCAAGTAAAGGACTCTATGTGTCAGAATGCCACACATTCACTGCCATGGGCGGAGAGGTTGCATGTTGAACAGACAAGCCTTCCCAA AGACTCTAATGTTCCCTGTGATGACACTGCGGCCTGTCCGGATGAATCCACATGCTGTAAAACTAAAGATGGAGGATGGGCCTGCTGTCCTCTGCCGGAG GCTGTGTGTTGTGATGATTTTATTCACTGTTGTCCTAATGGTATGAAATGTAATGTGGCTGCTGAGAAATGTGAGGACCCATCAGGCTCTGTACCCTGGTTTGAGAAGATACCCGTTCAACCAATCAGCAGTCAGAATGTGGGTGGCACAAAAT TGTCTTCCACCTCTGACGTTCCCTGTGATGACACTGTGGCCTGTCCGGATGGATCAACATGCTGTAAGACTAAAGAGGGAGGATGGGCCTGCTGCCCTCTGTCGGAG GCTGTGTGTTGTGAAGATTTTATTCACTGTTGTCCTAATGGTATGAAATGTAATGTGGCTGCTGAGACATGTGAGGACCCATCAGGCTCTGTACCCTGGTTTGAGAAGATACCCGTTCAACCAATCAGCAGTCAGAATGCGGGTGACACAAAAT TGTCTTCCTCCTCTGATATTCCTTGTGATGGCACTGTGACATGTTCGGATGATTCCACATGCTGTAAGACTAAAGAGGGAGGATGGGCCTGCTGTCCTCTGTCGGAG GCTGTGTGTTGCGATGATTTCATCCACTGCTGTCCTCATGGAACGAAATGTAATTTGGCTGCTGAGACATGTGATGACCCATCAGGCTCCATGCCCTGGTTTGAGAAGATGCCCGTTCGTCCAATCAGCAATCAGAATTCAACAGACACACAGG TGTCTTCCACCTCTGATGTTCCCTGTGATGACACTGTGGCCTGTCCGGATGGATCAACATGCTGTAAGACTAAAGAGGGAGAATGGGCCTGCTGTCCTCTGCCGGAG GCTGTGTGTTGTGAAGATTTTGTTCACTGCTGTCCTCACGGTCAGAAATGTAATTTGGCTGCTCAGTCATGTGATGACCCATCAGGCTCTGTACCCTGGTTTGAGAAGTTACCCACCCGTCCTAGAGAAGGTCTAGGGTCACATGAGAATATGAGCTGTGACTCTAGTCACTCTTGTCCTGAATCCAACACTTGCTGTAAGAACATAGATGGAGATTGGAATTGCTGTCCCATGCCTGAG GCTGTGTGTTGTTGGGATCATTTACATTGCTGTCCCCAAGGCTTCACTTGCAACTTCATAACACTCACCTGTGACAGTGGCAGCTCCTCCGTGCCCATGACAGTCATTATTCCCGGCTCAGCTAAGGAAGGTCGCAGACAGACACAGCATGAGGAAGTGAAAGAAGAAACGGGAGTGAGAAAATACAATAGCAGGGTTCCATGTGATGCACATACTTCCTGCCCAGATCATACCACTTGCTGTTTGATTGCAAAAACCAGCAAATGGGGCTGCTGCCCGTTGCCTAAT GCTGTATGTTGCAAGGATGGAGATCACTGTTGTCCAGCTGGCTATGAGTGTGATGTGATTAAGGTGACCTGCGTCAAGAAAGATGCTGTGATTCCTTGGTACAAAAAAATCCCTGCCAAGAGCACTCCAGCTCCAAGCTCTGACCTTGGCGATGTTAAGTGCGATGATCAGACCAGTTGTGAGACGGGATCCACCTGTTGCCGTCTTTCTACCGGAGATTGGGGTTGCTGCCCTCTTCCTGAG GCTGTTTGCTGCCCAGATCATGAGCACTGCTGTCCCAAGGGTTACACGTGTGATGCGGGTGGGAGCTGTATGCAAAACACCTGGCTGCAGGTGGACAGAGTCCCACTCACCCACACTGGTGGCAAAGAGCAACAACCAATCAGCTCAGTAAAGGACATTCAGTGTGCTGATGGACATAGTTGCCTTGATAGTGAGACGTGTTGTAAAACCTCTGAGACCACCTGGGCATGTTGTCCATCTCCAAAG GCTGTGTGTTGTGATGATATGAAACACTGCTGTCCTGCCGGATACACGTGCAGTAAGGAAGGAGTATGTAGTAAACCCAAAGGCCTCAAATGGAACAGCTGGGGCAACTAA
- the grna gene encoding granulin a isoform X6, producing the protein MLKLTVGLALVTLVACLQCSNNDVCEAGQTCCQAPSGDTSCCPLHHGECCEDHLHCCPEGMLCQVKDSMCQNATHSLPWAERLHVEQTSLPKDSNVPCDDTAACPDESTCCKTKDGGWACCPLPEAVCCEDFVHCCPHGQKCNMASEKCESSSGSVPWFGKIPVRPISSLNSTDTQVSSTSDVPCDGTVTCSDDSTCCKTKEGGWACCPLPEAVCCDDFIHCCPNGMKCNVAAEKCEDPSGSVPWFEKIPVQPISSQNVGGTKLSSTSDVPCDDTVACPDGSTCCKTKEGGWACCPLSEAVCCEDFIHCCPNGMKCNVAAETCEDPSGSVPWFEKIPVQPISSQNAGDTKLSSSSDIPCDGTVTCSDDSTCCKTKEGGWACCPLSEAVCCEDFVHCCPHGQKCNLAAQSCDDPSGSVPWFEKLPTRPREGLGSHENMSCDSSHSCPESNTCCKNIDGDWNCCPMPEAVCCWDHLHCCPQGFTCNFITLTCDSGSSSVPMTVIIPGSAKEGRRQTQHEEVKEETGVRKYNSRVPCDAHTSCPDHTTCCLIAKTSKWGCCPLPNAVCCKDGDHCCPAGYECDVIKVTCVKKDAVIPWYKKIPAKSTPAPSSDLGDVKCDDQTSCETGSTCCRLSTGDWGCCPLPEAVCCPDHEHCCPKGYTCDAGGSCMQNTWLQVDRVPLTHTGGKEQQPISSVKDIQCADGHSCLDSETCCKTSETTWACCPSPKAVCCDDMKHCCPAGYTCSKEGVCSKPKGLKWNSWGN; encoded by the exons ATGTTGAAACTGACGGTAGGCTTAGCACTCGTGACCCTGGTTGCTTGCTTGCAATGCTCCAACAATGATGTCTGTGAGGCAGGCCAGACATGCTGCCAGGCTCCCTCTGGAGACACCAGCTGCTGCCCCTTACATCAt gGAGAGTGTTGTGAAGACCACCTGCACTGTTGTCCTGAGGGCATGCTCTGCCAAGTAAAGGACTCTATGTGTCAGAATGCCACACATTCACTGCCATGGGCGGAGAGGTTGCATGTTGAACAGACAAGCCTTCCCAA AGACTCTAATGTTCCCTGTGATGACACTGCGGCCTGTCCGGATGAATCCACATGCTGTAAAACTAAAGATGGAGGATGGGCCTGCTGTCCTCTGCCGGAG GCTGTGTGTTGTGAAGATTTTGTTCACTGCTGTCCTCACGGTCAGAAATGTAATATGGCTTCTGAGAAATGTGAGAGCTCATCAGGCTCTGTACCCTGGTTTGGGAAAATCCCAGTTCGGCCAATCAGCAGTCTGAATTCGACTGACACACAGG TGTCTTCCACCTCTGACGTTCCCTGTGATGGCACTGTGACATGTTCGGATGATTCCACATGCTGTAAGACTAAAGAGGGAGGATGGGCCTGCTGTCCTCTCCCGGAG GCTGTGTGTTGTGATGATTTTATTCACTGTTGTCCTAATGGTATGAAATGTAATGTGGCTGCTGAGAAATGTGAGGACCCATCAGGCTCTGTACCCTGGTTTGAGAAGATACCCGTTCAACCAATCAGCAGTCAGAATGTGGGTGGCACAAAAT TGTCTTCCACCTCTGACGTTCCCTGTGATGACACTGTGGCCTGTCCGGATGGATCAACATGCTGTAAGACTAAAGAGGGAGGATGGGCCTGCTGCCCTCTGTCGGAG GCTGTGTGTTGTGAAGATTTTATTCACTGTTGTCCTAATGGTATGAAATGTAATGTGGCTGCTGAGACATGTGAGGACCCATCAGGCTCTGTACCCTGGTTTGAGAAGATACCCGTTCAACCAATCAGCAGTCAGAATGCGGGTGACACAAAAT TGTCTTCCTCCTCTGATATTCCTTGTGATGGCACTGTGACATGTTCGGATGATTCCACATGCTGTAAGACTAAAGAGGGAGGATGGGCCTGCTGTCCTCTGTCGGAG GCTGTGTGTTGTGAAGATTTTGTTCACTGCTGTCCTCACGGTCAGAAATGTAATTTGGCTGCTCAGTCATGTGATGACCCATCAGGCTCTGTACCCTGGTTTGAGAAGTTACCCACCCGTCCTAGAGAAGGTCTAGGGTCACATGAGAATATGAGCTGTGACTCTAGTCACTCTTGTCCTGAATCCAACACTTGCTGTAAGAACATAGATGGAGATTGGAATTGCTGTCCCATGCCTGAG GCTGTGTGTTGTTGGGATCATTTACATTGCTGTCCCCAAGGCTTCACTTGCAACTTCATAACACTCACCTGTGACAGTGGCAGCTCCTCCGTGCCCATGACAGTCATTATTCCCGGCTCAGCTAAGGAAGGTCGCAGACAGACACAGCATGAGGAAGTGAAAGAAGAAACGGGAGTGAGAAAATACAATAGCAGGGTTCCATGTGATGCACATACTTCCTGCCCAGATCATACCACTTGCTGTTTGATTGCAAAAACCAGCAAATGGGGCTGCTGCCCGTTGCCTAAT GCTGTATGTTGCAAGGATGGAGATCACTGTTGTCCAGCTGGCTATGAGTGTGATGTGATTAAGGTGACCTGCGTCAAGAAAGATGCTGTGATTCCTTGGTACAAAAAAATCCCTGCCAAGAGCACTCCAGCTCCAAGCTCTGACCTTGGCGATGTTAAGTGCGATGATCAGACCAGTTGTGAGACGGGATCCACCTGTTGCCGTCTTTCTACCGGAGATTGGGGTTGCTGCCCTCTTCCTGAG GCTGTTTGCTGCCCAGATCATGAGCACTGCTGTCCCAAGGGTTACACGTGTGATGCGGGTGGGAGCTGTATGCAAAACACCTGGCTGCAGGTGGACAGAGTCCCACTCACCCACACTGGTGGCAAAGAGCAACAACCAATCAGCTCAGTAAAGGACATTCAGTGTGCTGATGGACATAGTTGCCTTGATAGTGAGACGTGTTGTAAAACCTCTGAGACCACCTGGGCATGTTGTCCATCTCCAAAG GCTGTGTGTTGTGATGATATGAAACACTGCTGTCCTGCCGGATACACGTGCAGTAAGGAAGGAGTATGTAGTAAACCCAAAGGCCTCAAATGGAACAGCTGGGGCAACTAA
- the grna gene encoding granulin a isoform X1, with translation MLKLTVGLALVTLVACLQCSNNDVCEAGQTCCQAPSGDTSCCPLHHGECCEDHLHCCPEGMLCQVKDSMCQNATHSLPWAERLHVEQTSLPKDSNVPCDDTAACPDESTCCKTKDGGWACCPLPEAVCCEDFVHCCPHGQKCNMASEKCESSSGSVPWFGKIPVRPISSLNSTDTQVSSTSDVPCDGTVTCSDDSTCCKTKEGGWACCPLPEAVCCDDFIHCCPNGMKCNVAAEKCEDPSGSVPWFEKIPVQPISSQNVGGTKLSSTSDVPCDDTVACPDGSTCCKTKEGGWACCPLSEAVCCEDFIHCCPNGMKCNVAAETCEDPSGSVPWFEKIPVQPISSQNAGDTKLSSSSDIPCDGTVTCSDDSTCCKTKEGGWACCPLSEAVCCDDFIHCCPHGTKCNLAAETCDDPSGSMPWFEKMPVRPISNQNSTDTQVSSTSDVPCDDTVACPDGSTCCKTKEGEWACCPLPEAVCCEDFVHCCPHGQKCNLAAQSCDDPSGSVPWFEKLPTRPREGLGSHENMSCDSSHSCPESNTCCKNIDGDWNCCPMPEAVCCWDHLHCCPQGFTCNFITLTCDSGSSSVPMTVIIPGSAKEGRRQTQHEEVKEETGVRKYNSRVPCDAHTSCPDHTTCCLIAKTSKWGCCPLPNAVCCKDGDHCCPAGYECDVIKVTCVKKDAVIPWYKKIPAKSTPAPSSDLGDVKCDDQTSCETGSTCCRLSTGDWGCCPLPEAVCCPDHEHCCPKGYTCDAGGSCMQNTWLQVDRVPLTHTGGKEQQPISSVKDIQCADGHSCLDSETCCKTSETTWACCPSPKAVCCDDMKHCCPAGYTCSKEGVCSKPKGLKWNSWGN, from the exons ATGTTGAAACTGACGGTAGGCTTAGCACTCGTGACCCTGGTTGCTTGCTTGCAATGCTCCAACAATGATGTCTGTGAGGCAGGCCAGACATGCTGCCAGGCTCCCTCTGGAGACACCAGCTGCTGCCCCTTACATCAt gGAGAGTGTTGTGAAGACCACCTGCACTGTTGTCCTGAGGGCATGCTCTGCCAAGTAAAGGACTCTATGTGTCAGAATGCCACACATTCACTGCCATGGGCGGAGAGGTTGCATGTTGAACAGACAAGCCTTCCCAA AGACTCTAATGTTCCCTGTGATGACACTGCGGCCTGTCCGGATGAATCCACATGCTGTAAAACTAAAGATGGAGGATGGGCCTGCTGTCCTCTGCCGGAG GCTGTGTGTTGTGAAGATTTTGTTCACTGCTGTCCTCACGGTCAGAAATGTAATATGGCTTCTGAGAAATGTGAGAGCTCATCAGGCTCTGTACCCTGGTTTGGGAAAATCCCAGTTCGGCCAATCAGCAGTCTGAATTCGACTGACACACAGG TGTCTTCCACCTCTGACGTTCCCTGTGATGGCACTGTGACATGTTCGGATGATTCCACATGCTGTAAGACTAAAGAGGGAGGATGGGCCTGCTGTCCTCTCCCGGAG GCTGTGTGTTGTGATGATTTTATTCACTGTTGTCCTAATGGTATGAAATGTAATGTGGCTGCTGAGAAATGTGAGGACCCATCAGGCTCTGTACCCTGGTTTGAGAAGATACCCGTTCAACCAATCAGCAGTCAGAATGTGGGTGGCACAAAAT TGTCTTCCACCTCTGACGTTCCCTGTGATGACACTGTGGCCTGTCCGGATGGATCAACATGCTGTAAGACTAAAGAGGGAGGATGGGCCTGCTGCCCTCTGTCGGAG GCTGTGTGTTGTGAAGATTTTATTCACTGTTGTCCTAATGGTATGAAATGTAATGTGGCTGCTGAGACATGTGAGGACCCATCAGGCTCTGTACCCTGGTTTGAGAAGATACCCGTTCAACCAATCAGCAGTCAGAATGCGGGTGACACAAAAT TGTCTTCCTCCTCTGATATTCCTTGTGATGGCACTGTGACATGTTCGGATGATTCCACATGCTGTAAGACTAAAGAGGGAGGATGGGCCTGCTGTCCTCTGTCGGAG GCTGTGTGTTGCGATGATTTCATCCACTGCTGTCCTCATGGAACGAAATGTAATTTGGCTGCTGAGACATGTGATGACCCATCAGGCTCCATGCCCTGGTTTGAGAAGATGCCCGTTCGTCCAATCAGCAATCAGAATTCAACAGACACACAGG TGTCTTCCACCTCTGATGTTCCCTGTGATGACACTGTGGCCTGTCCGGATGGATCAACATGCTGTAAGACTAAAGAGGGAGAATGGGCCTGCTGTCCTCTGCCGGAG GCTGTGTGTTGTGAAGATTTTGTTCACTGCTGTCCTCACGGTCAGAAATGTAATTTGGCTGCTCAGTCATGTGATGACCCATCAGGCTCTGTACCCTGGTTTGAGAAGTTACCCACCCGTCCTAGAGAAGGTCTAGGGTCACATGAGAATATGAGCTGTGACTCTAGTCACTCTTGTCCTGAATCCAACACTTGCTGTAAGAACATAGATGGAGATTGGAATTGCTGTCCCATGCCTGAG GCTGTGTGTTGTTGGGATCATTTACATTGCTGTCCCCAAGGCTTCACTTGCAACTTCATAACACTCACCTGTGACAGTGGCAGCTCCTCCGTGCCCATGACAGTCATTATTCCCGGCTCAGCTAAGGAAGGTCGCAGACAGACACAGCATGAGGAAGTGAAAGAAGAAACGGGAGTGAGAAAATACAATAGCAGGGTTCCATGTGATGCACATACTTCCTGCCCAGATCATACCACTTGCTGTTTGATTGCAAAAACCAGCAAATGGGGCTGCTGCCCGTTGCCTAAT GCTGTATGTTGCAAGGATGGAGATCACTGTTGTCCAGCTGGCTATGAGTGTGATGTGATTAAGGTGACCTGCGTCAAGAAAGATGCTGTGATTCCTTGGTACAAAAAAATCCCTGCCAAGAGCACTCCAGCTCCAAGCTCTGACCTTGGCGATGTTAAGTGCGATGATCAGACCAGTTGTGAGACGGGATCCACCTGTTGCCGTCTTTCTACCGGAGATTGGGGTTGCTGCCCTCTTCCTGAG GCTGTTTGCTGCCCAGATCATGAGCACTGCTGTCCCAAGGGTTACACGTGTGATGCGGGTGGGAGCTGTATGCAAAACACCTGGCTGCAGGTGGACAGAGTCCCACTCACCCACACTGGTGGCAAAGAGCAACAACCAATCAGCTCAGTAAAGGACATTCAGTGTGCTGATGGACATAGTTGCCTTGATAGTGAGACGTGTTGTAAAACCTCTGAGACCACCTGGGCATGTTGTCCATCTCCAAAG GCTGTGTGTTGTGATGATATGAAACACTGCTGTCCTGCCGGATACACGTGCAGTAAGGAAGGAGTATGTAGTAAACCCAAAGGCCTCAAATGGAACAGCTGGGGCAACTAA
- the grna gene encoding granulin a isoform X5 — MLKLTVGLALVTLVACLQCSNNDVCEAGQTCCQAPSGDTSCCPLHHGECCEDHLHCCPEGMLCQVKDSMCQNATHSLPWAERLHVEQTSLPKDSNVPCDDTAACPDESTCCKTKDGGWACCPLPEAVCCEDFVHCCPHGQKCNMASEKCESSSGSVPWFGKIPVRPISSLNSTDTQVSSTSDVPCDGTVTCSDDSTCCKTKEGGWACCPLPEAVCCDDFIHCCPNGMKCNVAAEKCEDPSGSVPWFEKIPVQPISSQNVGGTKLSSTSDVPCDDTVACPDGSTCCKTKEGGWACCPLSEAVCCDDFIHCCPHGTKCNLAAETCDDPSGSMPWFEKMPVRPISNQNSTDTQVSSTSDVPCDDTVACPDGSTCCKTKEGEWACCPLPEAVCCEDFVHCCPHGQKCNLAAQSCDDPSGSVPWFEKLPTRPREGLGSHENMSCDSSHSCPESNTCCKNIDGDWNCCPMPEAVCCWDHLHCCPQGFTCNFITLTCDSGSSSVPMTVIIPGSAKEGRRQTQHEEVKEETGVRKYNSRVPCDAHTSCPDHTTCCLIAKTSKWGCCPLPNAVCCKDGDHCCPAGYECDVIKVTCVKKDAVIPWYKKIPAKSTPAPSSDLGDVKCDDQTSCETGSTCCRLSTGDWGCCPLPEAVCCPDHEHCCPKGYTCDAGGSCMQNTWLQVDRVPLTHTGGKEQQPISSVKDIQCADGHSCLDSETCCKTSETTWACCPSPKAVCCDDMKHCCPAGYTCSKEGVCSKPKGLKWNSWGN, encoded by the exons ATGTTGAAACTGACGGTAGGCTTAGCACTCGTGACCCTGGTTGCTTGCTTGCAATGCTCCAACAATGATGTCTGTGAGGCAGGCCAGACATGCTGCCAGGCTCCCTCTGGAGACACCAGCTGCTGCCCCTTACATCAt gGAGAGTGTTGTGAAGACCACCTGCACTGTTGTCCTGAGGGCATGCTCTGCCAAGTAAAGGACTCTATGTGTCAGAATGCCACACATTCACTGCCATGGGCGGAGAGGTTGCATGTTGAACAGACAAGCCTTCCCAA AGACTCTAATGTTCCCTGTGATGACACTGCGGCCTGTCCGGATGAATCCACATGCTGTAAAACTAAAGATGGAGGATGGGCCTGCTGTCCTCTGCCGGAG GCTGTGTGTTGTGAAGATTTTGTTCACTGCTGTCCTCACGGTCAGAAATGTAATATGGCTTCTGAGAAATGTGAGAGCTCATCAGGCTCTGTACCCTGGTTTGGGAAAATCCCAGTTCGGCCAATCAGCAGTCTGAATTCGACTGACACACAGG TGTCTTCCACCTCTGACGTTCCCTGTGATGGCACTGTGACATGTTCGGATGATTCCACATGCTGTAAGACTAAAGAGGGAGGATGGGCCTGCTGTCCTCTCCCGGAG GCTGTGTGTTGTGATGATTTTATTCACTGTTGTCCTAATGGTATGAAATGTAATGTGGCTGCTGAGAAATGTGAGGACCCATCAGGCTCTGTACCCTGGTTTGAGAAGATACCCGTTCAACCAATCAGCAGTCAGAATGTGGGTGGCACAAAAT TGTCTTCCACCTCTGACGTTCCCTGTGATGACACTGTGGCCTGTCCGGATGGATCAACATGCTGTAAGACTAAAGAGGGAGGATGGGCCTGCTGCCCTCTGTCGGAG GCTGTGTGTTGCGATGATTTCATCCACTGCTGTCCTCATGGAACGAAATGTAATTTGGCTGCTGAGACATGTGATGACCCATCAGGCTCCATGCCCTGGTTTGAGAAGATGCCCGTTCGTCCAATCAGCAATCAGAATTCAACAGACACACAGG TGTCTTCCACCTCTGATGTTCCCTGTGATGACACTGTGGCCTGTCCGGATGGATCAACATGCTGTAAGACTAAAGAGGGAGAATGGGCCTGCTGTCCTCTGCCGGAG GCTGTGTGTTGTGAAGATTTTGTTCACTGCTGTCCTCACGGTCAGAAATGTAATTTGGCTGCTCAGTCATGTGATGACCCATCAGGCTCTGTACCCTGGTTTGAGAAGTTACCCACCCGTCCTAGAGAAGGTCTAGGGTCACATGAGAATATGAGCTGTGACTCTAGTCACTCTTGTCCTGAATCCAACACTTGCTGTAAGAACATAGATGGAGATTGGAATTGCTGTCCCATGCCTGAG GCTGTGTGTTGTTGGGATCATTTACATTGCTGTCCCCAAGGCTTCACTTGCAACTTCATAACACTCACCTGTGACAGTGGCAGCTCCTCCGTGCCCATGACAGTCATTATTCCCGGCTCAGCTAAGGAAGGTCGCAGACAGACACAGCATGAGGAAGTGAAAGAAGAAACGGGAGTGAGAAAATACAATAGCAGGGTTCCATGTGATGCACATACTTCCTGCCCAGATCATACCACTTGCTGTTTGATTGCAAAAACCAGCAAATGGGGCTGCTGCCCGTTGCCTAAT GCTGTATGTTGCAAGGATGGAGATCACTGTTGTCCAGCTGGCTATGAGTGTGATGTGATTAAGGTGACCTGCGTCAAGAAAGATGCTGTGATTCCTTGGTACAAAAAAATCCCTGCCAAGAGCACTCCAGCTCCAAGCTCTGACCTTGGCGATGTTAAGTGCGATGATCAGACCAGTTGTGAGACGGGATCCACCTGTTGCCGTCTTTCTACCGGAGATTGGGGTTGCTGCCCTCTTCCTGAG GCTGTTTGCTGCCCAGATCATGAGCACTGCTGTCCCAAGGGTTACACGTGTGATGCGGGTGGGAGCTGTATGCAAAACACCTGGCTGCAGGTGGACAGAGTCCCACTCACCCACACTGGTGGCAAAGAGCAACAACCAATCAGCTCAGTAAAGGACATTCAGTGTGCTGATGGACATAGTTGCCTTGATAGTGAGACGTGTTGTAAAACCTCTGAGACCACCTGGGCATGTTGTCCATCTCCAAAG GCTGTGTGTTGTGATGATATGAAACACTGCTGTCCTGCCGGATACACGTGCAGTAAGGAAGGAGTATGTAGTAAACCCAAAGGCCTCAAATGGAACAGCTGGGGCAACTAA